The window TACCCTTGGCAGGGTCTTTCATTTTAACACTTATTTTGTTCAGCGCCTATTGCCAATCCAATGAAGCTACCTGGGCCCCTCTCCAGCTCTGGAACGTTACGAACGACTCCAGTGGACCTATCCCTCTCCAAAGCAAGATTGGCGACATGTGCCTCTCTGCAGGTGATAACCCTGTCTCTGGCTCGAGTTTAACCATCGACCATTGCGGAAACGGGCAAAAACAGACTTGGAACTATAGTGCCCAGAACAAGATCCAGCTCGATTCTACCGGTGAGCAATGGTTTATTTTTGTGAATATGTTGGTTCTGATAAGCCATGCTTAGACCTCTGCCTTGACGTGAAGGAAGGGTCGGGGCCTATCAATCAGAATCCCTATGTCATTGTGAAGGAGCTTCAGGTTTGGGAGTGTGAAGACGACAATAACAATCAGATATTCTTCGAGCTTCCTTACCCTAACACGTAAGACAGAACCGCTTTTGAGATATACTTCAGACCAAGATATAGCAGACTATGTGTGTGCTATACGTATACCTCATGTATTACTTTTGCGGAGCGACTGATCTTCAAGGACAGGGATTGGCAATACCGACGACAAAAGGGACAGGGAGCTATTAAATTACAGCTATAAATTCCTGTTTGAACGAGAACATGAGAATATATTTCTTGATGTACTTGACTTGAAGACTTCTTCGCCGTAGCCGTAATACGTCTCCTGGAACTGAAGATTGTGAGGGAGCATCAATTGCAGTCGCAAGTTTGGATAGAGGGCGAGCGTTTGAAATACACTCCCAGAGGCTAAGAAACATGGCTCGTTATCCTAAAGGAAATGAAGAAAGCATTTGCATTTTCTTGTCCAACCATGATACAAAGAGGCCTGTACCTTCTACTGTGGTAAATGTACTTGTATTATGTCCCCGCAGCATTTGACCGCCGATGAATGACCCCTTCAGGTGGTTGATCCGCCGAGAGAGGTAACGAGCTCAGAGGTGACAGGGTAAATGCTATTATCGGTGCAGTTGACGTATGTCTAATAGATCTCGAGTCAACAAGTTTCCCACACCAAATAAGATGTGAAGCAGAGATTATTCAGCTTACGCAGAATACCAGAGCTTGAGCTACAATGGGTCAAGTTATGAACCGTCAAAATCAACTCGTCGCGATAGAAACGGGTGAAGGACATACTATCGGTGTTCTTTCCTTGGTAATCGCCTGGACGAAAGTATAAGCCGCCGTTGTATACTGTTGTGTTCGACGTCTCGAATACTGGGCAGAGTGTCTCAAAGCTACAGCAGATTGAATGGGGGACAGAAAATCTCAGCCAAACGTAGTCCAGTTGGGGGGGCTTGTGATTCAGTGAACTGAGATCGCGAAGACTCACTTGAATTTGAATTGGTCCATGGTCTGACACGAAGGTTTATTGACGAGTAGCCTATAGTCAGTGGCCGAAACGAAGTTGGTAAATGACAAAAGGATAATGAATGTGGCGAAAGCATTTAGCGTGAACATCATGTTGGAGAGTTGTGTTTCTTCGTGAGGCGATCAGCTGTAAAGATGACTAGAATGTGAGGAGACGAGGTGCTTCTATATGACAAAATATTAATAATTGCTAGCTTTTATAATGTGAAAGACGATCTATTTCTGTCGGGGCAGTGATGGTGCGCGTCACTCACAGCTGACCGGTGGCTATGTAGCTGACCCCGGGCTTCCATCCCGTCTTCCGCTTTCCTTATTTGCCAGATGGGGCAAGCCACACCCAGACATCATACAGTGCCAAAAATATCAATCCATCGGAAATTTTCATTGGCGACTGTGATTGCCGGCAGTATAAGGAAACGAGGACATATTTGAAGGCAGACGAATGCAGAAAGTGGGGCAGTGAGCAACAAGGTGGGGTGATGATGAATAATtataaataaataaataataaaTAATGTTTACCTTCGGCGATGTCCGACAATTAACCTCCACCCACGAGCGACTAAAGTTGAATTTTCCACAAAAGCATGTACGCATCACCTCTTCTAGACTTACAAAAAAATGCCTCTGTACAAACTCACAGAAAAACGCCTCAAGAAGCGTCAACGTGAGGACGAAGATGGTATTACCGAGCTGAAAGCCAAGATGCGAGCAATGGGGGAGGAGATAGGAGATAGTGAGGATGAGATGGATTCGGAGAGCGATGATTCTGAGGAGGAGGGTTCGGAggacgatgaagaagagtctGGGGAGGAGGCTGCAGGGGAAGTTAGTGGGAGCGATGAtatggaagaggatgaggaagaagaaggagaagaggagagcggaagtgatgaagacgaagacgaagatga is drawn from Cryptococcus gattii WM276 chromosome A, complete sequence and contains these coding sequences:
- a CDS encoding uncharacterized protein (Similar to TIGR gene model, INSD accession AAW41423.1); translated protein: MVAILTLLSLLLTSTFIASAPSSATTEVQDPPPGNGRRIRPTWAPLQLWNVTNDSSGPIPLQSKIGDMCLSAGDNPVSGSSLTIDHCGNGQKQTWNYSAQNKIQLDSTDLCLDVKEGSGPINQNPYVIVKELQVWECEDDNNNQIFFELPYPNT
- a CDS encoding Hypothetical Protein (Similar to TIGR gene model, INSD accession AAW41072.1); protein product: MFTLNAFATFIILLSFTNFVSATDYRLLVNKPSCQTMDQFKFNFETLCPVFETSNTTVYNGGLYFRPGDYQGKNTDTQALVFCTYVNCTDNSIYPVTSELVTSLGGSTT